The Rhodoluna lacicola genome includes the window ATTCGGCAAGGTTTACGCCATCGGCAATGTGCAGCACGAAGTGTTCATCGGTGACAATTTCTTTTGAATAGCCGCCGTACTCAACGTCACCGTTGTATGCGTATCCGTTGTAGGAACCAACCGGACCCTTCTCGCAGTAGCTCTCAAGATTTGATTTGCAGGCATCGCATTCGCGACACGAATCAACAAAAACTCCCACGCCAACGGTTTGACCAATTTTGAACTTGGTTACCTGGTCACCTACTTCAATAACCTCACCGATAATTTCGTGGCCCGGCACCATTGGGAAAATATCGTTGCCCCATTCGCTGCGTGCTTGGTGGACATCGGAGTGGCAAATGCCGGAATAGCTAATTGCAATTCGAACATCTTTGGCGCGCACCGCACGGCGCTCAATGGTGCCCTTAGTAATAGGTGCATTGGCCTGGTTAATTAGAAGCGCATTAGTTGTGGTCATGGGTTCAGCCTAAGCCGAGGCGAGTTCAAATAAGTACCCGGTTAGGCGAACCCGGATAAAGCAAAACCCTCTCCGAAGAGAGGGCTTACTTGTGGCTCCGACCGGCATCGATCCGGTGACCTAACGATTTTCAGTCGTTCGCTCTACCAACTGAGCTACAGAGCCTCGAGCAGTTACCTGCCCGATTTACTAAAAGCCCCTCTAATGAAGGGCTTTAGTAAAGCGATCCTGACGGGACTTGAACCCGCGACCTCCGCCGTGACAGGGCGGCGCTCTAACCAACTGAGCTACAGGATCTAGTTGCTACTAGCCATCTATTGGTGACCCCAACGGGATTCGAACCCGTGCTACTGCCGTGAAAGGGCAGCGTCCTAGGCCACTAAACGATGGGGCCTACAAAGAGATACTTCATAGCACCAAGAGCCAAGAATACTGGGTGAGATGGCCGATGGCAACCCGAGAATCATTCACAGGTAGCCTTCAGCCTCTTATAAAGGGGCGCGTGTTAGTTTCGAAACTATGACAATCCGTGTTTCTCGCGCCCTGATCGCTGCATTTGCGGTCTCTGGGCTGATTTTCACCGGTTTGACCGTGGCCCCTTCTTTTGCGGTGCCCAGCTATCCGTCGGCTGCCGAGGTAGCTGCCGCCAAAAATAATGTGACCAAAAAGAAGGCGATGATTGCGCGGCTTGAAAAAATCATTGCCGACCTTGCCGCCGAAGCCGCCGACCTGGGTCGCACCGCTCAGATAAAAGGTGAGACATTTAACCAGGCCCAAGAAAAAGTAGACATTATTTCTGCCAGGGTAAACAGTTTGCAGTCGCAGGCTGACGCCGCAAATGCCGCAGCCGATGAAGCGCAGGCACAGCTTGGCAAGATTGCCGCGCAGATGCAAAAAGATGGTGCCACCGGCGGAACCGCCATGACTCTGTTTTTGAATTCCGGTGAAGCAGACAACTTGCTTTACCAACTTGGCGCACAAGAAAAAGTTGCCCAGCAGTCAGATGTGATTTACCGCCGCTCGATTGAGAAGCAACAGTATGCGCAATCGGTGACCGATGAACTTAATGTTGCCAAAAAAGAATTAGCAGCAACCGCCGCAATTGCCAAGGCCGCTTTCGTTGAAGCGCAAAACGCAGCGAACGCGGTGCAGGCAAAAGTAGATGAAAACAATCGTCTAAACAAAACTTTCTACGGCCAACTTGCTAGCTTGCGAAACACCGCTGCCGATCTTGAGCGTCAACGTGCGGAGGGTCTTGCTGCCGAAGCGCGACAGAACGCTGGCAAGACAATGCCAACCGCGCCAGAACTTTATGATGTTGGTCCGGCAAATGCTGCAAAGGTTGATGGCGCATTCGCATTTGCCAAGCAACAACTTGGTGAGCGTTACGTACTTGGCGGAATGGGGCCAGATGTTTGGGACTGTTCCGGAATCACCAAGGCATCGTATGCAGCAGTAGGTGTTTACATTGGTACGCACTCGGCAACCAATCAGTTCCGCACCATGGCTTATGCCAAGAAGCTGATTCCGTTGCAGCAAGCGGTGAGCGGTGACCTGATGTGGTACACCGAGTCCAGTTCTTTTGACGGCGATAAATATCACGTAGTGCTCTACATGGGTGGTGGCATGATGCTTGAGTCGCCGAACCCAGCGCGAACCGTGCGAATTGTTCCGCTTCGCTACGGTGAACTTTTCCCATACGCTGGGCGACCAACCGCAAACTAATTTAGGCAGCAAAAAGTACTCACACAAAGACTGAAGGGTCCCCACTGGGGACCCTTCTTTCAAAAAACTTAATCGACACCAGTGGCGGCTTCGATTAGAGCGTCCTAGTGGCCGCTCTCGAATCTCGCGTACGCCTCTTTGATTAGACGCTCAGCAACATCTTTACCCTGCCACTCGCCAACCTTTACCCACTTGCCCGGCTCTAGATCTTTGTAGTGCGAGAAGAAGTGATGCAGTTCTTTCTTTAGCTGCTCAGGAACGTCGTTGATGTCCTGGATGTGTGCGTAGCGAGGGTCCTTGGTCTGCACGCAGATAACCTTTTCGTCGATGCCCCCATCGTCTTCCATGGGAAGCACGCCAACCGGGCGAACATCAACAACCACACCGGGGAACACCGGGAACTCAAGAATTACCAGCGCGTCTAGTGGGTCGCCATCGCCACCCAGGGTCTTATCGAAGAAACCGTAGTCAATTGGATAAACAAAAGGAGTGAATAGAACGCGGTCGAGGTGCACGCGACCGGTCTCGTGATCAACTTCGTACTTATTGCGTGATCCGCGAGGAATTTCAATTACTGCTTCGTAACCCATGGGTCTCCTAAATAGGCTTATGGCAAGAGGTGCTTGCACAACTTCTAAAAGATTACCGAAAGAACACCGATGCCCGAATCGCGACCAAGACTTACCCCGGCAATTGCCGATGTGCGTCGAACCGTGCGCGAATGTTTAGAGCAAGCCGGAATTCAAGCCGATGACCTGGTGCTGGTGGCCTGCTCGGGCGGTGCCGATTCGTTGGCACTGGCCGCGGCCGCGGCATTTGAAGGCCCAAGATTTTCGGGAAGAGCCGGCGAAAGCAATGGCGTGCGAGTTGGCGCGGTGGTCATCGATCACGGCATGCAACCGGGTTCCGCCGAAATTGCCGCAGAGACCGCACACAAGTTATCGGTGTTGGGTTTGTACCCGGTTGAAATTCGCACGGTGACTGTGGGCACCGATGGCGGACCCGAGGCAGCTGCCCGAACCGCAAGATACGCGGCCATCGATAAAGTCGCCGAAGAGACTGGCGCGAACGCGGTGTTGCTTGGCCACACCTTGAACGATCAGGCCGAAACAGTGCTGCTGGGTTTGGCTCGTGGCTCAGGTGGCCGAAGCCTGAATGGCATGGCGGCGGTTTCTGGCAACTACCTGCGCCCGCTGCTTGGAATCACTCGGCAAACCACAGAAGCCTTTTGCACCGATAGTGGCCTGGAGCCATGGCACGATCCGATGAATAAGGATCAGGCCTACACCCGGGTGCGGGTGCGCGAAAATCTGATGCCAGCACTAGAGGCCGAGCTTGGCCCGGGCATTGCCGAAGCGTTGGCCCGAACCGCCGAAACCCTGCGCGAAGACGAAGAGGTGCTAGCCGAGCTGGCTCTAGACGCTTATAAGAGGGTTGCCCAAGAGCGGGCCACGAGAATCGATATCGGTGTTGCAGAATTTAGGGCGCTGCCACTGGCCATTCGTCACCGCGTGATCGCGCTCGCCGCATTGGTTTTGCAAGCGCCGATGCTGGCCCGGGTGCATATTTTGGCTGTGGATGCCCTTGTGGATGACTGGCACGGACAGAAACCGCTGACTCTGCCAGGCATTAGAGTTGAACGCACGGGTGAAACCATTGCCCTACACACCACAAAAACTCTCAAAACAGGAGCCTGCTAAGTGGACCTTTCGAAGGTAAGCGACCAAATTACAAAGGTGCTCGTCACCGAGGAACAAATCAACGAAAAGGTTGCTGAACTAGCGGCAGAGCTAGATAAGAAGTACGCCGATAAAGATGTTCTGCTGGTTGGTGTGTTAAAGGGTGCGGTCATGTTTATGGCTGACCTATCGCGCGCGATGCAGATTCCGGTGCAAATGGACTGGATGGCCGTATCTTCCTATGGTTCAGGAACCGTTTCTTCAGGTGTAGTGCGCATTCTTAAGGATTTAGACGCCGATGTGCTTGGACGTCACGTTGTAATCGTTGAAGACATCATTGATTCAGGCCTGACCCTCAGCTGGTTGGTTGGCAATCTTGAGGCCCGCGGTGCCGCCAGCGTTGAGGTTGTGGCATTGCTTCGTAAACCTGCTGCGGCAAAGGTGGAAGTAAATGTGGGTCTTGTTGGTTTTGATATTCCGAATGAGTTTGTAGTTGGCTATGGACTCGACTATGCCGAGAGATACCGCACGCTAAAGGGCGTTGCAGTTCTTTCGCCAGCTGTTTATTCATAAGAAAGGTATGAGGCACCGCCTCGATTATGAACTTCAAAAAAATTCTTGCTGGTCCATTTGTTTGGATCTTCGTTGCCGTCATGGTGTTGCTAATTGGCTCAAACATGGTCAATGGCAACAGCATCAAGACCGTGGATACCGCCTACGGACTCAAGCTGATTCAGCTTGGCCAGGCTAAAGAGGTCACCGTGCTAGGCACCGATCAGCGCGTTGACGTGGTGCTTGATTCACCGGACCCAAAGTATGGCGACCACATTCAGTTCTATTACGTGGCACCGCGCGGCGTTCAGGTTGCTGAGATCATTGCCCAGTCTGAAATCACCGATGGCTACAACGATGACGTGCAGACCACCCCGTGGTACCTGGCGCTGCTTGGCACACTTTTGCCGTTCGTCATCATCGGTGCAATTTTCTGGTTCCTGATGTCAGGTTTGCAGGGTGGCAACAGCAGGGTTATGAACTTTGGAAAGTCAAAGGCAAAACTGGTCACCAAGGAAACTTCAAACGTGACCTTTGCCGATGTTGCCGGTAGCGACGAAGCGCTCGAAGAGCTAACTGAAATCAAAGAATTTTTGAAGGAACCAGAGAAGTTCCAAAAGGTGGGAGCCAAGATTCCACGCGGTGTGCTGTTGTATGGTCCGCCGGGAACCGGTAAGACACTTTTGGCCAAGGCGGTTGCCGGTGAGGCCGGGGTACCGTTCTTTGCAATCTCAGGTTCTGACTTTGTTGAAATGTTTGTTGGTGTTGGTGCATCTCGCGTGCGCGATTTGTTTGAGCAGGCCAAGCAATCAGCGCCGGCAATTATTTTCGTCGACGAAATTGATGCGGTTGGTCGTCACCGCGGTGCCGGAATTGGTGGCGGAAACGACGAACGCGAGCAGACCCTGAACCAGTTGCTGGTTGAGATGGATGGTTTTGATTCCAAGACCAACGTGATCTTGATCGCTGCAACAAACCGACCTGACATTCTTGACCCGGCATTGCTGCGCCCAGGTCGTTTTGATCGCCAGATTGGTGTTGGCGCACCGGACCTTCTTGGTCGCGAGCAAATCTTGAAGGTGCACGCAAAGAACAAGCCAATCTCTGACGAGGTAGACATGGCCAGCGTTGCACGACGCACACCTGGCTTCACCGGTGCCGACTTGGCAAATGTTTTGAACGAGGCAGCGTTGTTGACCGCGCGTCAAAACGAAAAAGAAATTTCTGCCGCAACCCTTGACGAGGCGATTGACCGCGTTATCGGTGGACCGCAGAAGAAGTCGCGACTCATGCAAGACCGCGAGCGTCTGAACACCGCGTACCACGAGGCAGGTCACGCACTGGTTGCCGCATCTTTGAACAACAGTGACCCGGTTTCAAAGGTGACAATTTTGCCGCGCGGTCGTGCGCTTGGTTACACCATGGTTTTGCCACTTGAGGATCGCTACAGCGTTTCACGCAACCAGTTGCTTGACCAGATTGCTTACGCAATGGGTGGCCGCGTTGCCGAAGAAATTGTTTTTCACGACCCAACCACCGGTGCGTCAAACGACTTTGAGAAGGCCACCAACATCGCTCGCGACATGGTGATCAAGTACGGCTTCTCGGCCAAGCTTGGCGCCACTTCGTTCGGCAACAGCGGCGAGGTTTTCATTGGTCGAGACATGGCTCAGGCTCGCGAATACTCTGAGGCAACAGCCCAGCAGATTGACGCCGAGGTTCGCCTGATTCTTGATGCTGCTCACGACGAGGCCTACAAGGCACTGATGACCAACCGCAAGGTGCTTGATGCCATGGCCAAGGAGCTAATGGAGCGCGAGACTCTGCAGGCCGAGGACATCGCCAAGATTTTCAAGCCAGTCAAGAAGCTACCTAAGCGCCCACAGTGGTTGAGCAAGAAGTCGCGCCCAGTTTCAAAGCAGGGTCCGATCGCAATTCCAGACAAGGGTTCCAATGCGGCGCGCGCTCGCGTAGCCAAGGCTGAGGCTGCCGCCAAGGCAAAGTCAGTGGCCAAAAAGCCAGCGGCTAAAAAAGCTTCGGTAAAGAAGGTCGCTGCCAAGACGCCGGTCGCAAAGAAACCCGTTAACAAGAAGTGATTGATGCCGAACGCGTAAAAAAGGCGGTTGTTGAATTAATTTCGGCAATCGGTGAAGACCCAACCCGTTCGGAACTGTTAGCCACTCCAGAAAAAGTTGCTGTTGCCTACGGTGAATTCTTCAAAGGCGTTGGCGTAGATGAAAAAGAAGTTCTTGCAGAAACATTTGCTGCGGAGCACAACGAGGTTGTAATTCTCAAAGACATCGATTTTGTATCGATGTGTGAGCACCACCTATTGCCGTTTACCGGTGTCGCCCACGTGGCCTACCTGCCGTCGGATCGCGTGATTGGTTTGGGTAGATTACCCAAGCTGGTTGAGCTAGTTGCGGCTCGCCCGCAATTGCAAGAAAACCTAACCGCGCAAATCGCCGATGCACTTGAGCAGGGTCTGGGTACCAAGGGTGTGGTGGTAGTAATTGAAGCTCGCCACCACTGCGTAATTTCTCGTGGCGCAAGACAACCAGAGGCTAACACCATCACAATGGCTGCCCGCGGTTGCTACTCAGAGCCCGCATCGCGTGCCGAGGTAATGGCACTTATTTCTAAGTAAATATGCAGACCAATAATCCGGCACCAAAAATTATGGGGGTGCTAAATGTCACCCCAGATTCATTTAGCGATGGCGGCCAATTTGATTCGCTTGCTGCCGCGCTTGATCACGCACGCGTGCTGATTATCGGTGGAGCAAATATCATTGATGTTGGTGGTGAATCAACCAGACCTGGTGCGCAGCGAATCAGCACCGATGAAGAACTCGCCAGAGTGATTCCGGTGATTGAGGCCTTGAGTGCCGAGTTGCTAAACACCGGTCGCAACGACGTGCAAATTTCTATTGACACCATGAACGCATCAACTGCTTTGGCCGCGCTGGCCGCCGGTGCAAAAATCATCAACGATGTTTCTGGCGGTTTGGCCGACGAAAAAATGTTCTCGGTGGCCGCTGCTACCGGTGCAACGCTTGTGATTTCGCACTGGCGTGGTTTCAGCACTGAGATGGATCAACTAAATCAGTATCAAGATGTTGCCCGCGAAGTTGCCATTGAACTAAAAAACCGAATCGATGTGGCTCTGGCTACCGGGGTCAGCAAGGGAAAAATTGTGATTGACCCGGGTCTTGGTTTTGCCAAAGACATGGATCAGAACTGGAAGCTGGTGGCCAGGCTAGATGAGCTGGAAAAGCTTGGCTATCCAATTCTGGTTGGAGCCTCACGCAAGCGATTCATCGCCGGTGCGCTGGATGCCGACCTAGAGGTATCAGATTCCGGAGCAGGAACCATCTCAAATAATCGTCGCGATCTGGCAACCGCCGTGCTGACCGCACTGCTGATGCAGCGCAAAATGTGGGGAGTGCGGGTGCACAATGTGGTGGCCACCTCAGACGCAATTGCCATCGTTCAGGCACTGCGCGACTCCAATTAGGCTTTAGCCATGGCCAAAACCCTAAAGATAAAGCTCACCGGGCTTAGGGTTTTCGCGCACCACGGGGTTTTTGATTTTGAACGCCAAAACGGCCAAGACTTTTACATCGATGCAACCGTTTGGGTGGCTGCCAAGGGCCTGGATTTCAGCGATGACCTCAGCCGCACGGTGCACTATGGCGATCTGGCCAAGGCGCTGGTCGACAACGTCAAGACCCAGCCGGTTGACCTGTTGGAAACCCTGGCTCAGCGACTTTTGGATTTAGTGCTCAACTGGGGCGGCCCGGCCGGTCCGGTTGCCAAGGCAAAAATTACCGTGCACAAACCCAACGCTCCCATCGTTTACGAATTCAACGACGTCTCAGTCACAGTGAAGGGCAAGCGCGAGGATTCATTTAAATCTGGAGACGAAAACTAATGGCCGAACCGGTTCGTGCAATTTTGGCGATTGGTGGCAACCTCGGCAAGCGCCGCAAGACAATCCGCTCGGCACTCAAGGCACTAGCGGTCACACCCGGAATCAAAAAGGTGATTTGCTCACCGCTGGTTGAATCGTCGGCAGTCACGGCTGATGGCGTTGATGAATCTAAGCCAAATTATTTAAACGGTGTGGTGCAAATTCAAACCACGCTAAAGCCTAAAGAATTGCTCGAAGAAATTCGCCGCATAGAAACAGAGCACGGTCGCGTGCGATTGGAGCGTTGGGGTTCACGCACCCTAGACATTGACATCATTACCTACGGTGACGTGCTCAAGGCTGGAAAGGAATTGACCATTCCTCATCCGCGGGCATTTGAACGGGCATTTGTGTTGGTGCCCTGGGCCATGTTGGAACCCGATGCCGTTCTGCCGGGCCACGGTTATGTGAAAGAACTGGCTGCACCGATGCAGAGCGAAGTCTGGCTAGCAAAATGAGCTATCAAAAGTTAGCGCTAGAAAAATGAAGCCAACAAAAATTATGACTCTGATTGGTTGGGCGGTCTCAGCTACCACCGCCGGTTACCTGCTACCAAAACTTTTAGTGAATTCCGGCGGAGCCATCCCCATCTCGCCGTGGAACATCATCATCACGCTGCCACTAATTGGAATCGTATTGATCGTGGTTGCGATACCAATGTTTAAATATCGCAAGGCTCTGATTTCGCGAGCTAAGGATGCGGCCAAACCAAGACCCATGCCAATGAATCCGTTTTTTGCCGTGCGCTTGGTTTTGCTTGCCAAGGCGATTTCAATTTCTGGAGCAATCTTTAGCGGTTGGCACTTGGGTGTGGTCTGGTTGCAACTCACATCTCCGGTGGTTCCGTCATCCACCTTGCAAAACGTGTTGGGCCTGATTGGCGCGCTGCTCATGACGATTTGCGCAATCATCGTGGAAAGAATTTGCCGCATTCCCGATGACGGCACCGCCACTGCAAATTTGGAGTTACAGGTTGACTAGCGGCCGACTCAGCGTAGGCGTAGTTGGAGCGGGCCCGGTGGGTGCGGTGCTTGGCCAAGCTCTTGCTGCTGCAGGGCATCAAATCGTTGGCATCGCCACCACCGATGCGGCAAACATTGAGCGCGCTGAAGCACTGCTGCCGCAGGTGGCAGTTATTCCCGTACCGCAGATTATTCAGCAGTCTGATTTAGTTTTGCTGGCCATTCCCGCGGAAGAAATTGAAAAGACGGTCGCAGGCATTGCCGAGGCCGGTTTGTT containing:
- a CDS encoding NlpC/P60 family protein; the encoded protein is MTIRVSRALIAAFAVSGLIFTGLTVAPSFAVPSYPSAAEVAAAKNNVTKKKAMIARLEKIIADLAAEAADLGRTAQIKGETFNQAQEKVDIISARVNSLQSQADAANAAADEAQAQLGKIAAQMQKDGATGGTAMTLFLNSGEADNLLYQLGAQEKVAQQSDVIYRRSIEKQQYAQSVTDELNVAKKELAATAAIAKAAFVEAQNAANAVQAKVDENNRLNKTFYGQLASLRNTAADLERQRAEGLAAEARQNAGKTMPTAPELYDVGPANAAKVDGAFAFAKQQLGERYVLGGMGPDVWDCSGITKASYAAVGVYIGTHSATNQFRTMAYAKKLIPLQQAVSGDLMWYTESSSFDGDKYHVVLYMGGGMMLESPNPARTVRIVPLRYGELFPYAGRPTAN
- the tilS gene encoding tRNA lysidine(34) synthetase TilS, whose amino-acid sequence is MPESRPRLTPAIADVRRTVRECLEQAGIQADDLVLVACSGGADSLALAAAAAFEGPRFSGRAGESNGVRVGAVVIDHGMQPGSAEIAAETAHKLSVLGLYPVEIRTVTVGTDGGPEAAARTARYAAIDKVAEETGANAVLLGHTLNDQAETVLLGLARGSGGRSLNGMAAVSGNYLRPLLGITRQTTEAFCTDSGLEPWHDPMNKDQAYTRVRVRENLMPALEAELGPGIAEALARTAETLREDEEVLAELALDAYKRVAQERATRIDIGVAEFRALPLAIRHRVIALAALVLQAPMLARVHILAVDALVDDWHGQKPLTLPGIRVERTGETIALHTTKTLKTGAC
- the folK gene encoding 2-amino-4-hydroxy-6-hydroxymethyldihydropteridine diphosphokinase — translated: MAEPVRAILAIGGNLGKRRKTIRSALKALAVTPGIKKVICSPLVESSAVTADGVDESKPNYLNGVVQIQTTLKPKELLEEIRRIETEHGRVRLERWGSRTLDIDIITYGDVLKAGKELTIPHPRAFERAFVLVPWAMLEPDAVLPGHGYVKELAAPMQSEVWLAK
- a CDS encoding DUF3180 domain-containing protein yields the protein MKPTKIMTLIGWAVSATTAGYLLPKLLVNSGGAIPISPWNIIITLPLIGIVLIVVAIPMFKYRKALISRAKDAAKPRPMPMNPFFAVRLVLLAKAISISGAIFSGWHLGVVWLQLTSPVVPSSTLQNVLGLIGALLMTICAIIVERICRIPDDGTATANLELQVD
- the folP gene encoding dihydropteroate synthase produces the protein MQTNNPAPKIMGVLNVTPDSFSDGGQFDSLAAALDHARVLIIGGANIIDVGGESTRPGAQRISTDEELARVIPVIEALSAELLNTGRNDVQISIDTMNASTALAALAAGAKIINDVSGGLADEKMFSVAAATGATLVISHWRGFSTEMDQLNQYQDVAREVAIELKNRIDVALATGVSKGKIVIDPGLGFAKDMDQNWKLVARLDELEKLGYPILVGASRKRFIAGALDADLEVSDSGAGTISNNRRDLATAVLTALLMQRKMWGVRVHNVVATSDAIAIVQALRDSN
- the folE gene encoding GTP cyclohydrolase I FolE, with the protein product MIDAERVKKAVVELISAIGEDPTRSELLATPEKVAVAYGEFFKGVGVDEKEVLAETFAAEHNEVVILKDIDFVSMCEHHLLPFTGVAHVAYLPSDRVIGLGRLPKLVELVAARPQLQENLTAQIADALEQGLGTKGVVVVIEARHHCVISRGARQPEANTITMAARGCYSEPASRAEVMALISK
- the folB gene encoding dihydroneopterin aldolase, with the translated sequence MAKTLKIKLTGLRVFAHHGVFDFERQNGQDFYIDATVWVAAKGLDFSDDLSRTVHYGDLAKALVDNVKTQPVDLLETLAQRLLDLVLNWGGPAGPVAKAKITVHKPNAPIVYEFNDVSVTVKGKREDSFKSGDEN
- a CDS encoding inorganic diphosphatase, with product MGYEAVIEIPRGSRNKYEVDHETGRVHLDRVLFTPFVYPIDYGFFDKTLGGDGDPLDALVILEFPVFPGVVVDVRPVGVLPMEDDGGIDEKVICVQTKDPRYAHIQDINDVPEQLKKELHHFFSHYKDLEPGKWVKVGEWQGKDVAERLIKEAYARFESGH
- the hpt gene encoding hypoxanthine phosphoribosyltransferase produces the protein MDLSKVSDQITKVLVTEEQINEKVAELAAELDKKYADKDVLLVGVLKGAVMFMADLSRAMQIPVQMDWMAVSSYGSGTVSSGVVRILKDLDADVLGRHVVIVEDIIDSGLTLSWLVGNLEARGAASVEVVALLRKPAAAKVEVNVGLVGFDIPNEFVVGYGLDYAERYRTLKGVAVLSPAVYS
- the ftsH gene encoding ATP-dependent zinc metalloprotease FtsH — encoded protein: MNFKKILAGPFVWIFVAVMVLLIGSNMVNGNSIKTVDTAYGLKLIQLGQAKEVTVLGTDQRVDVVLDSPDPKYGDHIQFYYVAPRGVQVAEIIAQSEITDGYNDDVQTTPWYLALLGTLLPFVIIGAIFWFLMSGLQGGNSRVMNFGKSKAKLVTKETSNVTFADVAGSDEALEELTEIKEFLKEPEKFQKVGAKIPRGVLLYGPPGTGKTLLAKAVAGEAGVPFFAISGSDFVEMFVGVGASRVRDLFEQAKQSAPAIIFVDEIDAVGRHRGAGIGGGNDEREQTLNQLLVEMDGFDSKTNVILIAATNRPDILDPALLRPGRFDRQIGVGAPDLLGREQILKVHAKNKPISDEVDMASVARRTPGFTGADLANVLNEAALLTARQNEKEISAATLDEAIDRVIGGPQKKSRLMQDRERLNTAYHEAGHALVAASLNNSDPVSKVTILPRGRALGYTMVLPLEDRYSVSRNQLLDQIAYAMGGRVAEEIVFHDPTTGASNDFEKATNIARDMVIKYGFSAKLGATSFGNSGEVFIGRDMAQAREYSEATAQQIDAEVRLILDAAHDEAYKALMTNRKVLDAMAKELMERETLQAEDIAKIFKPVKKLPKRPQWLSKKSRPVSKQGPIAIPDKGSNAARARVAKAEAAAKAKSVAKKPAAKKASVKKVAAKTPVAKKPVNKK